From Cryomorphaceae bacterium 1068:
TTTTATGTAAAAAAAATAGGTGCTGAAGCGGGACGCGAAGCTTCTACTTGGGTAGATATTGATCTCTATGGAAATCAAATCACCTTTATAAAAGACGAAAGTTTTCACTTTGACTACCACAACTATCGTTTTGGTGATTCAATTATTCCTGCATTTCACTTCGGAGTATTATTGGAAAAAGATACTTGGGACGGCTTGTTTAAGCGATTGAATGAGGCGAAAATCACCCTCACCGAACAACGAAAGTATTTGGAAGGAGCCCCGGGAGAACATCAGTCCTACTTTTTGGAAGACCCCAACGGATACACCGTCGAGTTCAAATGCTTCTCTAAGGAAGGAGACACTTTTAATAAATAACACACATAAGATATGCCTTCAACGAAGGAAATCCAGAACGTAGAACTACAGCTTCTGGACTTGAACGATTACGCGGAGTTGAAAGATGCTATGATCGCGGCCTACAAATCAATGCCCGACAGCTATTGGAAGGAACATCACATAAAAACTCTTGTAGATAAATTTCCTGATGGTCAAGCTGTAATTAAAGTAGATGGAAAAATAGCGGGCTGCGCACTTAGTATAATAGTAGACTGGGACAAAACGCTCAATCACCACACTTACAAAGACATCACCAAAGATTATACATTCGATTCGCATACCGGAAAGGGCGATATGCTCTACGGTATCGATGTGTTTATAAAACCAGAATATCGCGGCCTTCGATTGGGGAGAAGACTCTACGAT
This genomic window contains:
- a CDS encoding bleomycin resistance protein; protein product: MNTPFHLSLPCRSVSTTKSFYVKKIGAEAGREASTWVDIDLYGNQITFIKDESFHFDYHNYRFGDSIIPAFHFGVLLEKDTWDGLFKRLNEAKITLTEQRKYLEGAPGEHQSYFLEDPNGYTVEFKCFSKEGDTFNK